One genomic region from Lineus longissimus chromosome 6, tnLinLong1.2, whole genome shotgun sequence encodes:
- the LOC135489440 gene encoding G-protein coupled receptor GRL101-like, which yields MDPFSSCTDLIRIGTLRIFLWILGTIAVGGNILVLLLRILTKEPTTANTTIITSLAVSDLLMGVYLYIIAAADTTFRGYYIEVDWTWWEVIGCKIAGVLSVLSSEVSVFTLTIISVDRFLVVVFPFSWEYSVAIFLGLNLVEFMIIAVLYTWMYVIIKRSADVIKHKTSRKKGENKELVVARKMALIILTDFACWMPIIILGLAAISGRVTIPGDVYAWIAVFVLPINSAMNPILYTLSSLDLIKLICGKKEPQLEYSGSTRTNVSTLDEDDEDGSPKVVNCYPEGSHLLPYVVEESNMLNLAHAMKTETPSLPLRDMRSVLKDMAKAMASLHEGGLIASSVTVNDVGIIVSNGNEVIRRLQIQTELFLATTETKTL from the exons ATGGACCCGTTTTCTTCCTGCACTGATCTCATCCGCATAGGCACCTTGCGGATCTTTCTGTGGATACTTGGGACCATTGCTGTGGGCGGGAATATCCTCGTACTCCTCCTGAGGATATTGACAAAGGAACCAACGACGGCGAACACCACGATCATCACAAGCCTCGCCGTGTCCGACCTCCTCATGGGCGTGTACTTGTACATCATCGCGGCAGCGGACACCACATTCAGGGGGTACTACATCGAGGTTGACTGGACCTGGTGGGAGGTCATCGGATGTAAGATTGCAGGAGTCCTCTCCGTCTTATCAAGCGAGGTGTCCGTCTTCACTTTGACTATCATATCAGTGGATCGTTTCCTGGTTGTGGTGTTCCCGTTCA GCTGGGAGTACTCGGTCGCCATTTTTTTAGGACTCAACCTCGTTGAATTCATGATCATCGCTGTACTATACACTTGGAtgtacgtcatcatcaaacGCTCTGCAGATGTGATAAAACACAAGACCAGTCGGAAGAAGGGAGAAAACAAGGAACTAGTCGTTGCCCGCAAGATggcgctgatcatcctgactgaCTTTGCTTGCTGGATGCCCATCATAATTCTAG GTTTGGCTGCGATCTCCGGGAGAGTCACGATCCCTGGTGATGTCTACGCCTGGATTGCAGTATTTGTGCTGCCGATCAACAGCGCTATGAACCCAATACTCTACACACTGTCGTCTCTCGATCTCATCAA ACTGATATGTGGAAAGAAAGAACCACAGTTGGAATACTCTGGAAGCACTAGGACGAATGTGTCTACCC ttgacgaagatgatgaggacGGTTCCCCTAAGGTAGTCAACTGTTACCCAGAGGGCAGTCATCTCCTGCCTTACGTGGTGGAGGAGTCCAATATGCTGAACCTCGCCCACGCCATGAAGACCGAAACGCCCTCACTGCCGCTGCGGGACATGCGCAGCGTGCTAAAGGATATGGCCAAAGCCATGGCATCGCTGCATGAAGGAGGCCTGATTGCGAGCAGTGTGACTGTAAATGACGTTGGGATAATTGTCAGCAACGGAAATGAG GTGATCAGGAGGCTCCAGATTCAGACCGAGTTGTTTCTCGCCACAACTGAGACAAAGACACTCTAA
- the LOC135489754 gene encoding G-protein coupled receptor GRL101-like, giving the protein MIKHKTSGKKGENKELVVARKMALIILTDFACWMPIIILGLAAISGKVTIPGDVYAWIAVFVLPINSAMNPILYTLSSLDLIKLICGKKEPQLDYSGSTRTNVSTRK; this is encoded by the exons ATGATAAAACACAAGACCAGTGGGAAGAAGGGAGAAAACAAGGAACTAGTCGTTGCCCGCAAGATggcgctgatcatcctgactgaCTTTGCTTGCTGGATGCCCATCATAATTCTAG GTTTGGCTGCGATCTCCGGGAAAGTCACGATCCCTGGTGATGTCTACGCCTGGATTGCAGTATTTGTGCTGCCGATCAACAGCGCTATGAACCCAATACTCTACACACTGTCGTCTCTCGATCTCATCAA ACTGATATGTGGAAAGAAAGAACCACAGTTGGATTACTCTGGAAGCACTAGGACGAATGTGTCTACCCGTAAGTAA